Proteins encoded by one window of Bactrocera oleae isolate idBacOlea1 chromosome 4, idBacOlea1, whole genome shotgun sequence:
- the LOC118681705 gene encoding LOW QUALITY PROTEIN: uncharacterized protein (The sequence of the model RefSeq protein was modified relative to this genomic sequence to represent the inferred CDS: inserted 4 bases in 4 codons; substituted 4 bases at 4 genomic stop codons), translating into MLYSFKLSVLLTTLLLQTVTSKRDQTASQSHTKQTKLITLREVNEQDYDEDSGIFELPIVAGPRDLGALLALQTTTTQKPHYDHHEHHYHHHPTRRPPKRRPRPCSDDDEDSDDCVDNYYVRPSWHYTPTWYATPPQPPPVVGPHPSYYGPQPIYYPQPSYYPQQYYPQQHYPQQHHPQQYYPQQYYPQQHYPQQHHPQQHHPQQHHPPPYYPPSYSHNYPPWHIYNHTHTAVFLLLGFALCYEPENSLHTAVSEGRKFIVHQEVQNNAEIPVNVNVITVKRRQHNKYRIPRPTPKCRRPSYQRPPSALPPIPTVNPRPPPPYSFXQPQCYLPYPPVPYPSPLCATSILLNAPTQTXTWLCQMFXSHXMCNMPGTTPNTFCNHFVSHWTYLTNADFCNLSTFLEHTAERPKQVKWFCQLFSTDXMCEXGFCEKFXHWACAAQESPMADYSQPPAGFESFCNLVLNYWMCESPIQPPAGFCEASLWSWACQIQNQPLPGSVLGDSIRIPSQLLKMKLRELFAKPKPVCVARPNKSVYQPAIFVYEQRIADLDXLE; encoded by the exons ATGCTTTACAGTTTTAAACTTAGCGTTCTACTAACGACACTGCTGCTCCAAACAGTGACAAGCAAACGTGATCAAACGGCATCACAAAGTCACACAAAACAAACGAAGTTGATAACACTAAGAGAAGTAAACGAACAAGACTACGATGAGGATTCCGGGATTTTTGAACTGCCGATCGTAGCGGGCCCACGCGATTTGGGTGCACTACTGGCGCTGCAGACAACCACCACCCAAAAACCACATTATGACCACCACGAGCATCATTATCATCACCACCCCACTAGGCGGCCACCGAAAAGGCGACCCCGCCCATGCTCTGATGACGATGAAGATAGTGACGATTGTGTAGATAACTACTATGTTCGACCATCATGGCATTACACACCGACCTGGTATGCAACACCACCGCAACCACCGCCAGTAGTTGGTCCACATCCATCTTATTATGGGCCCCAGCCAATTTATTACCCTCAACCATCATATTATCCACAACAATATTATCCACAACAACATTATCCACAACAACATCATCCACAACAATATTATCCACAACAATATTATCCACAACAACATTATCCACAACAACATCATCCACAACAACATCATCCCCAACAACATCATCCACCACCATATTATCCTCCATCGTATTCACACAACTATCCACCATGGCACATTTATAACCACACGCATACAGCAG TGTTCTTGCTGCTTGGCTTTGCATTGTGCTATGAACCTGAAAACTCGCTCCACACCGCCGTTTCTGAGGGGAGAAAGTTTATTGTTCACCAAGAAGTTCAAAACAATGCAGAAATTCCCGTTAATGTCAATGTTATTACCGTAAAACGTAGACAGCACAACAAATATCGAATTCCACGACCAACTCCAAAATGTCGCAGACCATCATATCAGCGACCCCCTTCAGCTCTACCACCAATACCTACAGTTAATCCAAGGCCTCCACCACCGTATTCATTCTAGCAACCCCAATGCTATCTGCCGTATCCACCAGTACCATATCCATCACC CTTGTGCGCCACCTCGATTTTATTAAATGCTCCGACTCAGA CTACTTGGCTTTGCCAAATGT CTTCGCACTAGATGTGCAATATGCCCGGGACGACGCCAAATACCTTTTGTAATCATTTTGTGAGTCATTGGACTTACTTAACGAATGCAGATTTTTGCAACTTGAGCACTTTTTTAGAGCACACTGCAGAACGACCAAAACAAGTGAAATGGTTTTGCCAGCTCTTTTCTACCGATTAGATGTGTG GTGGTTTCTGTGAAAAAT AACACTGGGCCTGTGCAGCCCAAGAAAGCCCCATGGCCGACTACTCACAGCCGCCAGCAGGATTCGAAAGCTTCTGCAATCTTGTGCTTAATTATTGGATGTGCGAAAGTCCGATTCAACCACCAGCTGGTTTTTGTGAGGCGAGTCTATGGAGTTGGGCTTGCCAGATCCAGA ATCAGCCTTTACCTGGTAGTGTGTTAGGCGACAGTATACGAATACCATCTCAGCTTTTGAAAATGAAGCTGCGTGAGCTGTTTGCTAAACCGAAACCGGTTTGTGTGGCTAGGCCCAATAAGAGTGTCTACCAGCCGGCGATTTTCGTTTACGAACAACGTATTGCAGATTTGGATTGATTAGAATAA